The following coding sequences are from one Seonamhaeicola sp. ML3 window:
- a CDS encoding glycoside hydrolase family 26 protein: MDLFDPNAVRDPITIDSQITFADPNLVQEAKDLHARLQHITQKGIAFGQQEAIFGGLDFYEYNSLESDFSLAAGDYPAIIGFDLEGWERWDTSIPIERFLSRWESAIKNAHNNGSIITISWHASNPLSGGDAFDRTKVVGEMLEGGSVRSRFLRYLEDIAFFLNELKDENGRPIPVLFRPWHEMNGDFFYWGEGLRTNEEFKQLYRDTVTILSETYNVHNALYVYSPNIVTNAAEYMKNYPGDDYVDMLGIDLYDFRNGNFLNDAIRNLDIVENIAREKNMLFALTETGIENVPQSNWWTDNLYRAIRSSSITYVMIWRNARKDHFFGPYEGHPSEEDFRTFVSKDVILLNSDIQTE; this comes from the coding sequence TTGGATTTATTTGACCCCAATGCGGTTAGAGACCCTATAACTATAGATTCTCAAATTACCTTTGCAGACCCCAATTTGGTGCAAGAGGCAAAGGATTTACATGCCAGGTTGCAGCACATTACACAAAAAGGAATTGCCTTTGGCCAACAAGAGGCTATTTTTGGTGGTTTGGACTTTTATGAATACAATTCACTCGAAAGCGATTTTAGTTTAGCAGCAGGAGATTACCCGGCCATTATTGGCTTCGATTTAGAGGGTTGGGAGCGCTGGGACACTTCAATCCCAATTGAGCGTTTTTTGTCTCGATGGGAAAGCGCTATAAAGAACGCCCATAATAATGGCAGTATAATTACGATAAGTTGGCATGCCTCGAATCCATTATCAGGGGGCGATGCCTTTGACAGGACAAAAGTTGTAGGTGAAATGCTAGAAGGCGGATCCGTAAGGAGTAGGTTTCTACGCTACTTAGAAGATATTGCTTTCTTTCTTAACGAGTTAAAAGACGAGAATGGTCGCCCTATACCCGTTCTCTTTCGCCCATGGCATGAAATGAACGGGGATTTCTTCTATTGGGGCGAAGGTCTTAGAACAAACGAAGAGTTTAAACAGCTCTACAGGGATACCGTAACTATATTGAGTGAAACGTATAATGTACATAATGCTCTATATGTTTATTCGCCCAACATTGTAACCAACGCGGCTGAGTACATGAAGAATTACCCAGGTGACGATTATGTAGATATGCTCGGTATAGACCTCTATGACTTTAGAAATGGTAATTTTCTCAATGATGCTATTCGGAATTTAGATATCGTTGAAAATATAGCTCGTGAAAAAAATATGCTCTTTGCACTTACCGAAACTGGGATAGAGAATGTACCACAGAGCAACTGGTGGACCGATAATCTATATAGAGCTATAAGAAGTAGTTCAATAACTTATGTTATGATTTGGAGGAATGCCAGAAAAGACCACTTTTTCGGACCTTATGAAGGGCATCCTTCCGAAGAGGATTTTAGAACCTTTGTATCCAAAGACGTTATCCTATTAAACAGTGATATACAAACGGAATAA